A DNA window from Amycolatopsis sp. DSM 110486 contains the following coding sequences:
- a CDS encoding ABC transporter substrate-binding protein, giving the protein MRLPALLAAAVAALSALAGCSSDEPARPGVVTVGLQEPGTLLPADVDDQAGRFVTGALWTPLADYDPATGKLTPRAAASITSTDRVTWTVKLRPGWKFHDGTPVTAQSYVDTWQAIAGENWEVTPVLTKSLRAKQITAPDAATIRLVLDRPSSQVPAWLSAPGLVPMPASVLASHDWNGFARHPVGDGPFRLADGWAPGTGGTLLRVTPAGERATEVDLRVGDPVEQYDAVRDGSLDLVTSVPGERHEAMHTDFADRHTTWPLPEAGYLVFPTADPRFADAAVRHAFALAVDRSALEAGPLAHQVDLAHALLPPADAPGERTGTCRPCSFDAAAAKSLLGQSGFTGPTTVYFDPGAGQWTRPLAAGLTTALGVPVTAAQRPDGQADGPSTVDLNLASASPADLLSALASVSGYSDAGFEQDLAAAESAATAAEAGQLYRVAENQLLRDLPVAPLWTGHGHAVWSPRLHDVTAAAFSGIDLARLSV; this is encoded by the coding sequence ATGCGCCTGCCCGCCCTGCTCGCCGCCGCAGTGGCGGCGTTGTCCGCGCTCGCCGGCTGTTCGTCCGACGAGCCGGCGCGCCCGGGCGTCGTCACGGTCGGACTGCAGGAGCCGGGCACGCTGCTGCCCGCCGACGTCGACGATCAGGCCGGGCGCTTCGTCACGGGCGCGCTCTGGACGCCGCTCGCCGACTACGACCCGGCCACGGGCAAGCTCACCCCGCGCGCCGCCGCGTCGATCACGAGCACCGACCGCGTGACGTGGACCGTGAAGCTGCGCCCCGGGTGGAAGTTCCACGACGGCACCCCGGTCACCGCACAGTCCTATGTGGACACCTGGCAAGCCATCGCCGGTGAGAACTGGGAGGTCACGCCGGTGCTGACGAAGTCGTTGCGGGCCAAGCAGATCACGGCCCCCGACGCGGCGACGATACGGCTCGTGCTCGACCGTCCGAGCAGCCAGGTACCGGCGTGGCTCTCGGCGCCGGGGCTCGTGCCGATGCCCGCCTCCGTGCTCGCTTCGCACGACTGGAACGGCTTCGCACGCCACCCCGTCGGCGACGGCCCCTTCCGTCTCGCCGACGGCTGGGCCCCCGGCACCGGCGGCACGCTCCTGCGCGTCACCCCGGCCGGCGAGCGGGCCACCGAGGTCGACCTGCGCGTGGGCGACCCGGTGGAGCAGTACGACGCCGTGCGCGACGGTTCGCTCGACCTCGTCACCTCCGTCCCCGGCGAACGCCACGAAGCCATGCACACCGACTTCGCCGACCGCCACACCACTTGGCCCCTGCCCGAGGCCGGCTACCTCGTCTTCCCCACGGCTGACCCCCGCTTCGCCGACGCGGCCGTCCGCCACGCCTTCGCCCTCGCTGTCGACCGCTCAGCGCTGGAGGCCGGTCCCCTCGCGCACCAGGTCGACCTCGCCCACGCCCTCCTGCCACCCGCCGACGCCCCCGGCGAACGCACCGGCACCTGCCGCCCCTGCTCCTTCGACGCGGCCGCCGCCAAGTCACTGCTGGGCCAGTCCGGCTTCACCGGCCCCACCACGGTCTACTTCGACCCCGGCGCGGGCCAGTGGACGCGCCCACTCGCCGCGGGCTTGACCACGGCACTGGGGGTTCCGGTGACCGCCGCCCAACGGCCGGACGGGCAAGCGGACGGTCCGTCTACTGTGGACTTGAACCTCGCCTCCGCCAGTCCGGCGGACTTGCTGTCGGCCCTGGCTTCCGTTTCGGGCTACTCGGACGCCGGCTTCGAGCAGGACCTCGCGGCGGCGGAGTCCGCGGCCACCGCCGCGGAAGCCGGACAGCTGTACCGGGTCGCCGAGAACCAGCTGCTGCGCGACCTCCCGGTGGCTCCTTTGTGGACGGGCCACGGGCACGCCGTGTGGTCGCCCCGCTTGCACGACGTGACGGCGGCGGCGTTCTCGGGTATCGACCTGGCCAGGCTTTCCGTCTGA
- a CDS encoding LysR family transcriptional regulator has protein sequence MTSLRQLEYLVTVVDTGSFTRAAEQLHVTQPALSHQVRALEQHVGGPLLERLPRSVRLTPMGRAMLPHARAALADAERALCAARQASGLMAGELLVATVYSVSLGVLPAALRVWRRDHPAVDVRLFEFRHADELREAMTAGEADVAIGPEPAGWEGPVRSLGVEEFVVVLPPDGATEGDGGTVDLATLADCAWVHYAPGHGLAEILDAACADAGFRPRPAVRTEQTATAPILAAAGLGPALVPANVLPPNFEGRVLRPSKPVRRVLTAYNRPGPDPLTSGFVEILARHARV, from the coding sequence ATGACGAGCCTGCGGCAGCTGGAGTACCTCGTGACGGTCGTCGACACCGGCTCGTTCACGCGCGCGGCCGAGCAGCTGCACGTGACGCAACCCGCGCTGTCGCACCAGGTTCGGGCGCTGGAGCAGCACGTGGGCGGGCCGTTGTTGGAACGGCTGCCGCGCTCGGTGCGCCTCACGCCGATGGGCCGCGCGATGCTCCCGCACGCCCGCGCCGCGCTCGCTGACGCCGAACGCGCCCTCTGCGCCGCTCGGCAGGCGTCCGGGCTGATGGCGGGGGAGCTGCTCGTCGCGACGGTGTACTCCGTCAGCCTCGGCGTGCTGCCCGCCGCGCTGCGGGTGTGGCGGCGCGACCATCCCGCCGTCGACGTGCGGTTGTTCGAATTCCGCCACGCCGACGAGCTCCGCGAAGCCATGACGGCGGGCGAAGCCGACGTCGCGATCGGCCCGGAGCCCGCGGGCTGGGAAGGACCGGTGCGTTCGCTGGGCGTCGAGGAATTCGTGGTCGTCCTCCCCCCCGACGGCGCCACCGAGGGCGACGGCGGCACCGTCGACCTGGCCACCCTCGCCGACTGCGCCTGGGTGCACTACGCCCCCGGCCACGGCCTGGCCGAGATCCTCGACGCCGCCTGCGCCGACGCCGGGTTCCGCCCGCGCCCGGCCGTGCGCACCGAGCAGACGGCCACCGCCCCCATCCTCGCGGCGGCCGGCCTGGGCCCGGCGCTGGTGCCCGCCAACGTGCTGCCGCCGAATTTCGAAGGCCGCGTGCTGCGCCCGTCGAAGCCGGTGCGCCGGGTGCTCACGGCCTACAACCGCCCCGGGCCGGATCCGTTGACCAGCGGTTTCGTCGAGATCCTCGCGCGGCACGCGAGGGTGTGA
- a CDS encoding SDR family oxidoreductase — protein sequence MSTPRKALVAGANGIIGRTLTDHLRGLGGWDVVGLSRRGGPGALAVDLLDAADTRAKLADHRDATHLFYAAYQDRPTWAELVAPNVAMLENLVDGLDGGALEHVSLMQGYKVYGAHLGPFKTPARESDAGHMPPEFNVDQQELLERRAPSWSAIRPSVVGGTTLGNPMNLALVIAVYASISKELGLPLRFPGKPGAYDSLLEMTDAGLLAEATVWAATSTRNEAFNIANGDLFRWRELWPKLAAYFELDTAPPLPMSLATVMADKEPLWSRMSAKYGLKPAYRDVSAWPFGDFVFSWDYDMFADTSKSRRAGFHYYVDTEQMFYRLFDEFRRDKVIP from the coding sequence ATGAGCACCCCACGCAAAGCCCTGGTCGCCGGCGCCAACGGGATCATCGGCCGCACGCTGACCGACCACCTGCGCGGCCTCGGCGGCTGGGACGTCGTCGGCCTCTCACGGCGCGGCGGGCCCGGCGCGCTCGCCGTCGACCTGCTCGACGCCGCCGACACCCGCGCCAAGCTCGCGGACCACCGCGACGCGACGCACCTGTTCTACGCCGCCTACCAGGACCGGCCGACGTGGGCGGAGCTCGTCGCGCCGAACGTCGCGATGCTGGAGAACCTCGTCGACGGACTCGACGGCGGTGCGCTGGAGCACGTGAGCCTCATGCAGGGCTACAAGGTCTACGGCGCCCATCTCGGGCCGTTCAAGACGCCCGCGCGGGAGTCGGACGCCGGGCACATGCCGCCCGAGTTCAACGTCGACCAGCAGGAGCTGCTGGAGCGCCGGGCCCCCAGCTGGTCGGCGATCCGGCCGTCGGTCGTCGGCGGCACCACACTCGGCAACCCGATGAACCTCGCGCTCGTGATCGCGGTGTACGCGTCGATCTCGAAGGAACTCGGGCTGCCGCTGCGGTTCCCCGGCAAGCCCGGCGCCTACGACAGCCTCCTGGAGATGACCGACGCCGGCCTCCTGGCAGAAGCTACGGTCTGGGCCGCGACCTCCACCCGCAACGAGGCCTTCAACATCGCCAACGGCGACCTCTTCCGCTGGAGGGAGCTGTGGCCGAAGCTCGCCGCGTATTTCGAGCTCGACACGGCGCCGCCGCTGCCCATGTCGCTCGCGACCGTGATGGCGGACAAGGAGCCGCTGTGGTCCCGGATGTCCGCGAAGTACGGCCTCAAACCGGCCTACCGAGACGTGTCCGCCTGGCCCTTCGGCGACTTCGTGTTCTCCTGGGACTACGACATGTTCGCCGACACGTCGAAATCACGCCGCGCGGGCTTTCACTACTATGTGGACACCGAGCAGATGTTCTACCGGCTCTTCGATGAGTTCCGGCGAGACAAGGTCATTCCCTGA
- a CDS encoding NPP1 family protein: MAVVPLAIATVTFGSVAFGSATAWADPPSALPAAAPAADAKWQPALDFDKDGCYNTPAIGPDGTLNPGLDLGGAVNGNCHDKSDLANTNVYSRAKCNNGWCAYLYGYYFEKDQVSDGPVSAGHKHDWEHIVVWVQDDQAKYISVSQHQGYETKPASEVPFQDSHPKAVYHKDGVTTHDFRFPKDGNGDEPPENDEGVWQVKGLVGWDNYPSGIRDKLTSADFGDATFKLTDDRFNGTLATAKPADVGLDPNA, translated from the coding sequence TTGGCCGTCGTACCGCTGGCGATCGCCACGGTGACATTCGGCTCCGTCGCTTTCGGTTCGGCGACCGCGTGGGCCGACCCGCCCTCGGCCCTGCCGGCCGCCGCGCCCGCCGCCGACGCCAAGTGGCAGCCCGCGCTCGACTTCGACAAGGACGGTTGTTACAACACCCCGGCCATCGGCCCCGACGGCACGCTCAACCCGGGCCTCGACCTCGGCGGCGCCGTGAACGGAAACTGCCACGACAAGTCCGATCTGGCCAACACCAACGTCTACTCCAGGGCCAAGTGCAACAACGGCTGGTGCGCCTATCTTTACGGGTACTACTTCGAGAAGGACCAGGTCTCCGACGGCCCCGTGTCGGCCGGCCACAAGCACGACTGGGAACACATCGTCGTGTGGGTGCAGGACGACCAGGCGAAGTACATTTCCGTTTCCCAGCACCAGGGTTACGAGACGAAGCCGGCGTCGGAGGTCCCGTTCCAGGACAGCCACCCGAAGGCCGTGTACCACAAGGACGGCGTCACGACGCACGACTTCCGCTTCCCCAAGGACGGCAACGGTGACGAGCCACCCGAGAACGATGAGGGCGTGTGGCAGGTCAAGGGCCTCGTGGGCTGGGACAACTACCCCTCGGGCATCCGCGACAAGCTCACCTCCGCCGACTTCGGCGACGCGACGTTCAAGCTGACGGACGACCGCTTCAACGGCACACTCGCCACCGCGAAGCCCGCCGACGTCGGTCTGGACCCGAACGCCTGA